A window of Littorina saxatilis isolate snail1 linkage group LG7, US_GU_Lsax_2.0, whole genome shotgun sequence contains these coding sequences:
- the LOC138972007 gene encoding uncharacterized protein: MSDDSSPAHNFRKSTIAAQLARKQPADKSLPIVTANKKGRKNLTAGNDREEVIDSLPVPADEEESVHLSLQVDSNRNEEEVDPQACTDVSPVNMSQSTSVDPLELTRQLLAEGQLLGLEGAELRAFVLDQKEKQQTLDREERERDAERQERDAERLRLERDAERQFQLDQLKIQNANQEGNRNNNSPGRIREDDGFKPKIPFLDDRDDIESWFHQFEHYARDCNLSDAAKASRVVYFLKGKARVIFSKLNEEDANDYDTLKHALYEGFQLTSEDYRKKFRQTKKSATDTYKEHITKLERYLDKWVELAECDQDVKDLKDLLVREQVLDTLPPDLAVHIRDRDPKSAKEIGMIANTYQQSRSNVKTSSTYVKPEKRRSPQEETRIAAPSTKPANQTLKAKLSDAEREKLRASGCCFICKLQGHVSRFCPNKRDTAGAVSSKKDTLETPILLEKLCGNCKEKKCAEVVPVKLNGTIVNALRDTGCTGIIVSKKFVPKEAYSAKMKETTLAEKDSKKMYHTAVVHIDSPYFDSETEVTVMDDPIYPVLIGKWYGLGKEKKLTPTYPVRDPAWYPGTAAAVTTRAQATEDAQKPSCSHKQGVKEEERLYSPADLKREQASDPSLKTIRQFANSPEGINGIRYSYKKEILYRTTKDRHGNDRSLVIVPKKLRNKVLSFGHDHPMAGHLGQRKTSDRIRAEFWWPGCAGDIRRYCLSCDTCQRTAPKSQTKKVPLGRMPPISSVFKRVAVDIIGPVKPMSESKKQYILVSVDYATRYPEAVALKNIQADTVAEALWEMWTRLGIPDEVITDQGTQFTSHLMKEVNDFLSIKHHMTAPFHPQANGLVERFNSTLKSMLKKLAIDQPREWDTFIPALLFAYREAPQESMGFSPFELLYGRSVKGPMQVLRQTWTEEEISGEQKTTAEYVVNLRNRIEETCNVARENLKKAASKQAHFFNKKTKPRTLEVGKQVLLLRPVKNNKLELTWSGPYKVVEKLNEFDYKIQVGRRTRIYHINLIKEYQERELSSATPNPSSSAQASVPASNEEESDEEDGGEEVVAVVMEEDNTMDDDIFKYDTQKMLPLLETQRTENVKNIHFDEKLDEAKVKEAKMICEEFEEFLTDVPKTTNLEKCSIEVTEKKPVFVKPRPIPHAMVETVEKEIEEMLKLHVIEPANSPYNSPIVLIKKKDGKYRFCSDLRALNNVIVFDVEPITDVDNLFQSLGKAKYFSKLDLTKGY, encoded by the coding sequence ATGAGTGACGACAGTTCCCCAGCTCATAATTTTAGAAAGTCCACCATCGCAGCCCAGTTGGCACGGAAACAGCCGGCCGACAAATCTCTCCCCATAGTGACCGCAAATAAGAAGGGAAGAAAAAACCTTACTGCCGGTAACGATCGGGAAGAGGTGATAGATTCGTTACCAGTCCCTGCTGACGAAGAAGAGAGTGTTCATCTCTCTCTTCAAGTTGACAGCAACCGTAACGAAGAAGAGGTTGATCCACAGGCGTGCACGGACGTGTCACCTGTAAATATGTCTCAGTCCACAAGTGTAGATCCGCTAGAGTTGACTAGACAGCTATTGGCCGAAGGACAGTTGTTGGGGTTAGAAGGAGCCGAGTTGCGTGCATTTGTTCTTGATCAGAAAGAGAAGCAACAAACTCTTGATCGCGAAGAACGAGAACGTGATGCTGAACGACAAGAACGTGACGCTGAACGACTACGGCTAGAACGTGACGCTGAACGACAATTCCAACTGGATCAGTTGAAAATCCAGAACGCCAACCAAGAGggcaacaggaacaacaactcGCCAGGACGTATCCGCgaagatgatggtttcaagccCAAGATTCCTTTTCTAGACGACCGTGATGACATCGAGAGCTGGTTCCATCAGTTCGAGCATTATGCTCGAGACTGTAACCTGAGTGATGCAGCAAAAGCTTCACGTGTAGTGTACTTTCTGAAGGGTAAGGCGAGAGTCATCTTCTCAAAGCTGAACGAGGAAGACGCTAATGACTACGACACTCTCAAACACGCTTTGTATGAGGGCTTCCAACTCACTAGCGAAGATTATAGAAAGAAGTTTCGCCAAACCAAGAAAAGCGCCACTGACACGTATAAAGAGCACATCACGAAGCTAGAACGGTATCTAGACAAGTGGGTGGAATTAGCAGAATGCGACCAAGATGTAAAAGATCTCAAAGATTTGTTGGTCCGTGAGCAGGTGTTGGACACCCTTCCTCCTGACCTCGCCGTTCACATTAGGGATAGAGACCCTAAGAGCGCCAAAGAGATTGGGATGATAGCCAACACATATCAACAATCTAGATCGAACGTCAAAACTTCATCGACGTACGTCAAGCCTGAAAAACGTCGTTCTccccaagaagaaacaagaatagCTGCTCCATCAACAAAACCCGCAAATCAAACTCTAAAGGCAAAGTTGAGTGAcgccgagagagagaaactgcgaGCATCTggatgttgtttcatttgtaaATTGCAAGGGCATGTCTCTCGTTTTTGTCCAAACAAAAGAGACACAGCAGGTGCAGTTTCATCGAAGAAAgatacacttgagacaccgATCCTCTTAGAAAAACTTTGCGGAAATTGCAAGGAAAAGAAATGTGCCGAAGTGGTACCAGTGAAGCTGAATGGAACAATTGTCAACGCTTTGAGAGACACTGGATGTACTGGTATCATTGTCAGCAAAAAGTTTGTGCCAAAGGAGGCATATTCAGCGAAAATGAAGGAGACTACTCTGGCAGAGAAAGACTCCAAGAAGATGTACCACACCGCCGTGGTGCACATCGATTCACCCTACTTTGACTCCGAGACAGAAGTAACGGTGATGGACGACCCAATTTACCCTGTCCTCATAGGTAAATGGTATGGACTAGGTAAAGAGAAGAAATTGACTCCCACATATCCTGTTCGAGACCCAGCATGGTACCCTGGGACAGCAGCTGCTGTTACCACGAGAGCACAAGCGACAGAGGACGCCCAGAAACCAAGCTGCAGCCACAAACAGGGAgtcaaggaagaagaaagactgTATTCGCCAGCTGATCTGAAGAGAGAACAGGCAAGTGACCCTTCGTTGAAGACCATCAGGCAATTTGCCAACTCTCCAGAAGGGATCAATGGGATACGGTATTCatacaagaaagaaatcctGTATAGAACAACGAAAGATCGCCACGGAAACGACCGTTCACTAGTAATCGTTCCGAAGAAACTCAGGAACAAAGTTCTTTCATTTGGTCACGATCACCCCATGGCAGGACACTTAGGTCAAAGAAAAACATCTGACAGAATTAGAGCAGAATTCTGGTGGCCAGGGTGTGCAGGAGACATTCGTAGGTATTGCTTGTCCtgtgacacatgccaaagaacTGCGCCGAAAAGTCAGACAAAGAAAGTCCCTCTGGGAAGGATGCCACCCATCAGTTCAGTTTTCAAGAGAGTTGCGGTGGATATCATCGGCCCGGTCAAACCTATGTCGGAGAGCAAGAAACAATACATCTTGGTATCTGTTGACTACGCTACCCGATACCCCGAAGCCGTAGCCCTGAAAAACATCCAAGCAGACACCGTAGCTGAAGCTCTCTGGGAGATGTGGACTAGATTGGGAATCCCAGATGAAGTGATAACGGACCAAGGCACACAGTTCACCAGCCACCTGATGAAAGAAGTGAACGACTTTCTCAGCATCAAACACCATATGACTGCACCGTTTCACCCTCAAGCAAATGGTTTGGTCGAAAGGTTCAACTCCACactgaagagcatgctgaaaaagTTAGCGATCGATCAACCGAGGGAATGGGACACGTTTATCCCCGCCCTCCTGTTCGCATACAGAGAAGCCCCACAAGAAAGCATGGGATTTTCGCCGTTTGAGCTGCTGTATGGGAGATCTGTCAAAGGACCCATGCAAGTGCTGCGCCAAACATGGACCGAAGAAGAAATCTCAGGGGAGCAGAAGACTACAGCGGAATATGTAGTCAACCTCAGGAACAGAATAGAAGAAACGTGCAACGTGGCACGTGAGAACCTGAAGAaagcggccagcaagcaagccCATTTCTTCAACAAGAAAACGAAACCAAGGACGCTAGAAGTCGGAAAACAGGTTCTACTTCTACGCCCTGTGAAGAACAACAAGCTGGAACTTACATGGTCAGGTCCCTACAAGGTTGTGGAAAAGTTGAATGAATTCGACTACAAGATCCAAGTTGGCAGAAGAACACGGATCTACCACATCAACCTCATCAAGGAGTACCAAGAACGGGAATTGAGTTCCGCCACTCCCAATCCCAGTTCATCTGCCCAAGCGAGTGTTCCTGCTtcaaacgaagaagaaagtgaTGAAGAAGACGGAGGAGAAGAGGTCGTGGCTGTTGTCATGGAAGAGGACAACACGATGGACGATGACATTTTCAAGTATGACACTCAGAAGATGTTACCCCTCCTAGAAACTCAAAGAACCGAAAATGTGAAGAACATCCATTTCGACGAGAAATTGGACGAGGCAAAGGTCAAGGAGGCGAAGATGATCTGTGAAGAATTTGAAGAGTTCCTAACAGATGTTCCAAAGACGACGAACCTGGAAAAATGTTCCATTGAAGTGACAGAGAAGAAACCAGTCTTTGTGAAACCCAGACCCATACCTCACGCCATGGTAGAAACTGTCGAAAAGGAAATTGAAGAAATGCTGAAGTTGCATGTCATCGAACCTGCAAACTCTCCATACAACTCTCCCATCGTCCTGATAAAGAAGAAGGACGGAAAGTACCGTTTCTGTTCTGATCTGAGAGCTCTGAACAACGTGATAGTGTTCGACGTTGAACCCATCACCGATGTCGACAATCTGTTTCAAAGTTTAGGAAAAGCGAAATACTTTTCAAAGCTAGACTTGACGAAAGGATATTGA